Below is a genomic region from bacterium.
CTTTTTGAGAAAAAAGCATGGAAAAGAGTTGTAGCATTTCAAACGAGGAATGCACTTCACAGAGCTCACGAGTATGCTCTTTTATGGGCAGCGGAAAAACTTACAAGAGAAGGCCATTTTACAGGGTCAGTACTGAATCCTCTTGTGGGAGCTACCAAATCCGATGATGTCCCTGCTGATGTGCGCATGAGAACTTATGAAGCGCTTATGGAATCTGGAGAATTCGGCAGAGGGGATTATGATGAAGCAGTATGGGATAAGGCAGGGTACAGATTCATAGATAATTTTATTCTTGTGGGGCTGGATATGAAGATGTTCTATGCAGGCCCGAAAGAAGCAATAATGCATGCAATCTACCGCCAGAACTACGGATTTACAGATATTGTAATCGGCAGAAAACATGCAGATGCGCCGTTTGATGACGGCAGCGCAATCTGGGGAGATTTTGATGCGCACGAAAAATTTGACAATCTTTCAGGAGGCCTTGAGATTAAGCCTGTAAAGGTAGGATTTGCAGCTTATTTTGAAGAGATTAAAAAGGTCGGGCTGATTTCAGAATACAAACCTAAAGGGTATCATACTGTTTTTATATCCGGAAAAGAAGTGCGCAGAAAACTTCAGAACGGAGAGGATGTTGATCAGAGAATTATGAGAAAGGTTGTTTCTGATATTTTAAGAGATTTTTATCAGTCAAAAGGAAAGCCTGACAAGCAGAAAAGTTCTAATGTAACATGGCATCATACACAAATAACAAAAGAGCACAGGGAAAAGAGAAATAAGCACAAAGGAGTTGTTCTCTGGCTTACAGGGCTTTCGGGAAGCGGGAAATCAACAATTGCAACAATCATTGAACAGAAACTTTTTGATATGGGATGCCAGGCCTATATTCTGGACGGAGACAATATCCGCCATGGGTTAAACGGAGACCTGGGATTTTCTCCTGAGGACAGAGAAGAGAACATACGCAGAATAGGAGAGGTTGCGCATATTTTTGCAGATGCGGGATTAATTGCAGTTACATCCTTTATCTCACCTTACATAAAAGACAGAGACCGGGCGAGAAGCCTTAATCAACAGGGAGATTTTATAGAGGCCTTTGTAAAAGCTCCTCTTGAAGTATGTGAGGACAGGGATCCCAAAGGGCTGTACAAAAAAGCAAGAGAGGGAATCATCAAGGAATTTACAGGGATTTCCGCTCCTTATGAAGAGCCGGAGAATCCCGAACTTGTGATTGAGACTGATAAGATGAGCCCTGAGCAGTCTGCTGATTTTATAATTGATTTTCTTAAGTCAAAGGGGTTAGTGAATAGTGAAAAGTGAATAGTGAATAGGGATAGGCGTTCTGTACTGAAAAAATTGACAGTTTTCGCGTATAAGGATAAAGGATAAAGGATAAAGGAAAGCACTGTTAATTTGCAAATAGAAATAATAAGAGAGTTAATTAAAAATAAAAGAGTCGGATTTAAGAAACATGCTGTTATAAGAATGCATCAGCGTAATATTAAGGTGGACGAGTTAGAGCATGTTTTGCTTAATGCCGAGATTGTTGAAGAGTATTTAAGCGATAAACCTCTTCCAAGCAGATTGATTTTAGGCTATACAAAAAATAACAGACCTCTTCATATCCTTTATGCTGTTGATGAAACTGAAAAATGGATGTGGATTATTACTGTGTATGAACCGAACAGAAATGAATGGAAAGATGGATATAAAAAAAGGAAATAAGTATGAAATGTCCATTATGTAAAGGTGAAATTTTAGATGGTGTTACTAATTTAACTTTTGAAAAAGAGACTGAACATATTCTTGTTGTAAGCGGAGTACCTGCAAGAGTTTGCCAACAGTGCGGAGAGACATTTATTGATATGGAAACAGTAAAAAAAGTAGAATTTCTTGTTGATTCGGCAGAAAAAGACGGTATTACATTCGGCTTTGTTAAGTATAAAGAAGTGGCTTAGATTTAAGAAGTGTTGTTTTTTTGTTTTCTCGCAACGGACGCAAAGAGAAGACAAGGATAAGGCAAAAGATAAAATAAAAGGATAAAGGATAAGGGATAAAGGATAAAACAAAAGATAAAGGTATATGGTATAAAGGAATAAGTAAATAGTGAAAACGGGATACAGAACAGTAATTTTGAAAATAGCGGTTACTTTGAGTCCCGATTTTCTTTAATTAAAAAATATAATAGTAAGAATCGGGATATTTAATAGTTGGAAAAAGTTATTAAAAGTGTAACCCAGTGGCTTGATAACATACAAATCCGGTACATGATTTTCGGCGGGATTGCTGTAAGTTATTATGGTATGCCGCGCCAGACATTTGACATAGATATTAAAATAGCTGTAGAATCACAAGAAAAAAAAGAAAAATTTATTAATGACATTAGCAAAAGAGCTTTTCTGCTTGTCAAAAATCCCAGTGAATTTATTCATGATACAAATGTTTTGCCTGTGGAATTCGACAAAGTCAGAATAGATTTTGTTTTTGCAGAACTTCCGTTTGAATATGAAGCAATTTCGCGTTCAAAAATTAAGAATATCATGGGAAGTGATGTCCGTATATGTACACCTGAAGATTTGATTATTCATAAAGCTGTTTCAATCAGGCAAAAGGACTGGATTGATATAGAAAATGTTATTTTATCTCTGGGAGAATCTTTGGAGTGGGAGTATATTCTGAAAAATTGTAAAGATCTTTCTGTGTTATTAAACAGGCCTGAAATAATTGATAAAATAACCGGTTTAAGAGATGCAAAATAAATATAAAGAATTTATTAATAAAAACACCATGTTCAATGATTGGGAAGAAAAGTATAACAGAACCCTGAGCGCGGAACAGAAGCTGGAACAGTTTATATTTCTTTATAAAGCAGAAGATTCTCTTCCTGAAAAAAAAGTAAAAAAGATGCATGAGGAGCATTTGCAGTGTTTAATTGACATACAAAAATCACTTATGAGGCGCTGAATGAATAGTGCTTCTGTTTACGGATAAGTTTTCCGGTTGGTTTGAGATTATGTTTCAATTAATAAGGATAAAGGTTAAAGGATAAATGTCCTGTCCCGATTTTCTTTATAATAATATAATGATCAGAATCGGGAAGATGTTTTCTCGCAACGGACGCAACGAACGCAAAGAGAAGACAAGGATAAAGGATAAGGGATAAAGGATAAAACGAAAATCAGGTATATGGTATAAGGGTATAAGGAATAGTTGATAGGATTTTTTGAAAATTGGGGTTAATTTTAATCCCGATTTTCTATAAGAAAAATATAATGGTAAGAATCGGGAAGATCTCCGTTAATCTATTCTTTAATTCGTGTTAACCATTTCCGGCTTTTGACGGATTTGTGTAACCGTGTCCGGCCACTGCCGGACGTGTCCGGCCTTTGACGGATTCGTGGATCAGAATCGGGACGGGAAAGGCTGCTGAAATTTGTTTTTAAAAGGTTTTAAATAGATAAGGGGATAATTGGCTATGCTTAACATTAAAAAAGAGTATGTTGTAAATTCAAAGAATAAAAAGAAAGCTGTTTTAATTGATATAAAAACTTTTGAAAAATTGGAAGATATCCTTGAAGGCTATGGGCTTGCAAAGTTTATGGAAGAAGTGGAGGGAGAAGAAGTTTTGGCAGTTGCTGAAGCAAAGACTTATTATAATAAATTAAGAAAAAGATAGCGTGATAAATTGTTTATATAAAAAGTCATTCTTAAAGGATATGGCAAAGATAAGTAATCCTTACAGAGAGAAAATAGAAAATCTGGTATTTGAAAAAATTTCGGGGCTTGATGATATTTCATCTATAAAGAATATAAAAAAGATACGCGGGTATAATGAATATTATAGAATAAGGGTAGGTATATATAGAATAGGATGTAAGATTGAATCCGGGAATATAGTTATTTTTTACAGGGTTAAGAACAGAAATGATATATATAAGATATTTCCCTAAATCATTACTCCTTTTTCTGCTTTTCCTGTCCCGATTTTCTTTATAAGAATATAATAATCAGAATCGGGAAGATGTTTTCTCGCAACGAACGCAACGAACGCAAAGAGAAGACAAGGATAAAGGATAAGGGATAAAGGATAAAACGAAAATCAGGTATAGGGTATAAGGGAAGAAGGAATAGTTGATAGGATTTTTTGAAAATTGAGGTTAATTCTAATCCCGATTTTCTATAAGAAAAATATAATGGTAAGAATCGGGAAGATCTCCGTTAATCTATTTTTTAATTCGTGTTAACCATGTCCGGCTTTTGACGGATTTGTGTAACCGTGTCCGGCCACTGCCGGACGTGTCCGGCCTTTGACGGATTCGTGGATCAGAATCGGGAAGACATAATATGAATTTTTTATATGATTAAAATAATTGATAAAAAAATAAATTATGACGAATTGAAGATTCTCCTTGAGCAGGATTTCGGGGATATGGTTAAGGTTGTTGTTGATGTGGAAAAAGGAATTGTTGGAATCGGGGGCGAGCTTCATGCTGATGCTGAACAATTAATGATTGAAAAAGGCTGTGTTCAGAAAAACCTCTATGGAGCGAATATATATCCTTTTAACGAACCGGATCATCGAATTGAATATGTTGCACTCATCAACATACGCCCGCAGCAGGATAATCCCTCTATGGAAATACAAAATCCTGAAATACGGGATAAGGTAAAGTTCTACATTGAAAAATTTGTAATAGGGAATGATGAAAAACTGGTATAAATCCCTTGAAAACAGATACAGCACTTTCCCAAAAGATACTCAGGTGCTCAATATGGTCAGTGATTTGCAAAAGGCTGCAAATCTGCGGACTGTGAATAAGCAGGCATCGCAGAACCACTTGTACCGTGCTGTAATTCTGCTTGATTACATTATTAATGATCCCAAATGGGGATATGCTCTTGGGGAGCTTTTGCGCTTGCGGGATGCCGTCTGCTCTGTAATTGAAGGAATTGATTATGGTTCTCTCAAGCAAATGATAAGTGCTGCGGTGTTGCTGGATCCTTCTGCTTACAGGAGGATGAAGGGGATAAAATAAAAGGATAAAGGATAAAGGATAAAGGATAAAACAAAAGATAAAACAAAAGATAAAACAAAAGATAAAATAAAAGGATAAAGGATAAAGGATAAAGGATAAAACAAAAGATAAAATTCAACAGAAAGAGATAATATGAATTTTGCTCTGATAGGCGCGGCAGGATATATTGCGCCAAGACATTTAAAAGCAATTAAAGATACAGGCAGCAATCTTGTAGCTGCTGTTGACCCTTTTGATTCTGTAGGCATTCTGGACAGATATTTTGATGATGTGGATTATTTTAAGGAATTTGAGCGATTTGACCGCCACATTGAAAAGCTTCGCAGAAATCATTCTCCGAGAGCTGTTGATTACGTATCAATCTGCTCCCCGAATTATCTGCACGATGCGCATATAAGATTTGCATTACGTGTTGGCGCAGACGCGATTTGCGAAAAGCCTTTGGTTCTGAACCCATGGAATGCAGATGCCCTGCAGGAACTTTCCGAAGAAACCGGAAAAAAGGTTTATACTGTACTTCAGTTAAGACTCCACCCTGTGGTCATGGATCTTAAAAAGGAAGTTGAGAACGCAGAAAAACATGAAAAATATGATATTGAGCTTACATACATAACACCAAGAGGAAAGTGGTATTTTTATTCGTGGAAGGGCGATATTTCAAAGTCCGGAGGCCTTGCAACAAACATAGGCATCCATTTTTTTGATATGCTTACATGGATATTCGGAAAAGTGCAGAATCTGGAAGTACATTTAAAAGATCCCCAAAAAACCGCAGGGTATATTGAGCTGGAAAAAGCAAGAGTTAAATGGTACCTTTCTGTGGATAAAAA
It encodes:
- a CDS encoding type II toxin-antitoxin system MqsA family antitoxin, whose product is MKCPLCKGEILDGVTNLTFEKETEHILVVSGVPARVCQQCGETFIDMETVKKVEFLVDSAEKDGITFGFVKYKEVA
- a CDS encoding nucleotidyltransferase; its protein translation is MEKVIKSVTQWLDNIQIRYMIFGGIAVSYYGMPRQTFDIDIKIAVESQEKKEKFINDISKRAFLLVKNPSEFIHDTNVLPVEFDKVRIDFVFAELPFEYEAISRSKIKNIMGSDVRICTPEDLIIHKAVSIRQKDWIDIENVILSLGESLEWEYILKNCKDLSVLLNRPEIIDKITGLRDAK
- a CDS encoding Gfo/Idh/MocA family oxidoreductase — translated: MNFALIGAAGYIAPRHLKAIKDTGSNLVAAVDPFDSVGILDRYFDDVDYFKEFERFDRHIEKLRRNHSPRAVDYVSICSPNYLHDAHIRFALRVGADAICEKPLVLNPWNADALQELSEETGKKVYTVLQLRLHPVVMDLKKEVENAEKHEKYDIELTYITPRGKWYFYSWKGDISKSGGLATNIGIHFFDMLTWIFGKVQNLEVHLKDPQKTAGYIELEKARVKWYLSVDKNDLNRIFPDVKTSFRSIKINNKELDFSHGFTDLHTRVYEEVLQGRGFTIKDARPSIEIAHRIRETNVKDASTGFLHPLAEKLLPDTVNTNL
- a CDS encoding DUF4258 domain-containing protein, whose protein sequence is MQIEIIRELIKNKRVGFKKHAVIRMHQRNIKVDELEHVLLNAEIVEEYLSDKPLPSRLILGYTKNNRPLHILYAVDETEKWMWIITVYEPNRNEWKDGYKKRK
- a CDS encoding type II toxin-antitoxin system RelE/ParE family toxin; this encodes MINCLYKKSFLKDMAKISNPYREKIENLVFEKISGLDDISSIKNIKKIRGYNEYYRIRVGIYRIGCKIESGNIVIFYRVKNRNDIYKIFP